In Hermetia illucens chromosome 1, iHerIll2.2.curated.20191125, whole genome shotgun sequence, one genomic interval encodes:
- the LOC119652767 gene encoding uncharacterized protein LOC119652767, protein MNSGKKSGDQQQQDQQQQPSNPNRNNRPELTAEWTVHAQLTISRPDKESTADDQQNPLRVVYKWSSDNTKPSTFTSGNEDQTRPYQETSDSTPKDQHDSFHSTATTTDKLPSDSGLSSSNTSRKPYGARCKSTCSIVLSAVADFLPSATEIPEEPDPFYFNTTSTYNVLPDQTTDDPTNVSQNFGSTKTLSLRDAFCQTSDTESTKLRAHSFKSSANSKYERKPRQTYDYRRQTESMLPPPVVDEGDPFLPSYTKGSPQQPYYSSQTNLRTPGSGMPTAMGGLRADSEGRGGPKSDTTKKPPRTVHIDVYCTGSDAEDDDEDDVDDASSQSSSNNPNEIESNSTPQTVFDTEQMHLRHQRAGKNELPRRLMAQSQQQQQHYQQQHQQIHSKQQPQSHLPSAQTHAFESDSPIGAHLGHVLSHSNTADEISESKQILFKKHIGDQRNKFNFRNRYFRRDQSDDAISSNYPNSSRSTMRDMTCSSISSAIASTSAIYEDVDTSWKEIEPEIATVTSLGKSDSFEYDNSIDRMRIRKMETLWSQPVSEHRNDLTVPQNPQQKRIQDFLQSYHRPPRTYHDTLSSEYEHVLDSDHPYFFNRSTIPERDEPVDQLEVPATPQTHRMTLRSGYTTQPQTSAGKSAPGSPGRLIYGPEYVKSGSETSTLLSNLSGYTTDYLQKARRFGAVVTALRKPGHHVGPAKNPDCQCEHCRRWMAERVEGRGRAYSTGDTPFSQSHFWLRRSTPGV, encoded by the exons ATGAATAGTGGTAAGAAAAGCGGTGATCAACAGCAACaagatcaacaacagcagcctTCAAATCCAAATAGGAATAATCGACCAGAGTTAACAGCTGAATGGACAGTTCATGCTCAACTAACCATATCTCGTCCTGATAAGGAATCAACAGCAGATGACCAACAGAACCCCCTTCGTGTTGTGTACAAATGGAGTTCTGATAATACCAAACCATCAACTTTCACTTCAGGCAACGAGGATCAAACACGACCCTATCAAGAGACAAGCGATTCAACCCCAAAA GACCAACATGATAGCTTTCATTCGACTGCAACTACAACCGATAAATTACCTTCTGATTCTGGACTCAGTAGTTCCAACACATCTAGGAAGCCATATGGCGCACGTTGCAAAAGCACTTGTAGCATTGTACTATCAGCAGTGGCTGATTTTCTTCCTTCAGCTACTGAAATACCAGAAGAACCAGATCCTTTCTATTTTAATACCACATCTACTTATAATGTGCTCCCAGATCAG ACAACTGATGACCCAACGAATGTATCCCAGAATTTTGGATCAACAAAAACTCTATCGTTGCGTGATGCATTCTGCCAAACAAGTGACACAGAATCGACAAAACTACGAGCGCACAGTTTTAAAAGTAGTGCTAACTCGAAATATGAAAGAAAACCACGACAGACTTATGATTATCGACGTCAGACTGAATCAATGTTGCCGCCACCCGTCGTTGACGAGGGAGACCcatttttg cCCTCTTATACAAAAGGCTCCCCACAGCAACCATACTATTCATCGCAGACAAATTTACGAACACCTGGTAGTGGAATGCCCACAGCAATGGGAGGATTGCGAGCAGACAGTGAAGGAAGAGGAGGACCAAAGTCGGATACGACAAAGAAGCCACCACGGACAGTTCACATTGATGTCTATTGTACAGGCTCGGAtgctgaagatgatgatgaagacgacGTTGATGATGCATCGAGTCAATCATCATCCAATAATCCCAATGAGATAGAATCAAATTCAACACCGCAAACGGTTTTTGATACAGAACAGATGCATCTGCGGCATCAACGTGCCGGTAAAAATGAACTTCCGCGGCGTCTGATGGCTCAAtcgcaacagcagcaacaacactatcaacaacaacaccaacagaTACACAGTAAGCAACAACCGCAGTCTCATCTGCCGTCCGCCCAGACACATGCCTTCGAGTCAGATTCGCCGATCGGGGCGCATTTAGGTCATGTACTTAGCCATTCGAATACAGCTGATGAAATATCTGAATCAAAACAGATCTTGTTTAAGAAACACATCGGCGATCAGAGGAATAAATTCAACTTCCGTAATCGATATTTCCGACGTGATCAGAGTGATGATGCGATAAGTTCAAATTATCCGAATTCATCTCGATCGACAATGCGTGATATGACTTGTAGCAGTATCTCAAGCGCTATAGCTTCGACATCGGCTATATATGAAGATGTTGACACATCCTGGAAAGAAATTGAACCTGAAATCGCTACTGTCACTAGTTTAGGAAAATCAGATAGTTTTGAATATGACAATTCAATCGATCGGATGCGAATCAGGAAAATGGAAACTTTATGGTCACAACCTGTAAGTGAGCACAGAAACGACCTTACAGTACCACAAAACCCGCAACAAAAACGAATTCAAGATTTCCTGCAAAGTTATCACCGTCCACCACGAACGTATCACGACACTCTGTCTTCAGAATATGAACACGTTCTAGATTCTGATCATCCATACTTTTTCAATCGTTCTACTATACCTGAACGTGATGAACCTGTTGACCAGCTTGAAGTTCCAGCCACACCTCAAACTCATCGAATGACGCTGAGATCTGGGTATACCACTCAGCCGCAAACTTCAGCAGGTAAATCGGCGCCTGGGTCCCCTGGAAGACTGATTTATGGACCGGAGTATGTGAAGAGTGGCAGTGAAACGTCGACTCTTCTTTCAAATCTTTCTGGTTACACGACTGATTACTTGCAAAAAGCAAGAAGATTTGGCGCCGTGGTTACGGCGCTCCGGAAACCAGGACATCACGTTGGACCTGCAAAAAACCCAGACTGCCAATGCGAACATTGTAGACGTTGGATGGCAGAGAGAGTCGAAGGACGCGGTCGGGCGTACTCAACAGGTGATACGCCGTTTTCACAATCACATTTCTGGCTGAGACgttcaactccaggagtttaG